A portion of the Lolium rigidum isolate FL_2022 chromosome 1, APGP_CSIRO_Lrig_0.1, whole genome shotgun sequence genome contains these proteins:
- the LOC124684740 gene encoding xyloglucan endotransglucosylase/hydrolase protein 22-like, with the protein MRTALALGVLAAMACLAAVAQAGNFLQDAEMTWGDGRGKVVDGGRGLDLTLDKTSGSGFQSKAEYLFGKIDMQIKLVPGNSAGTVTTFYLSSQGSAHDEIDFEFLGNVTGEPYTLHTNVFAKGEGKREQQFRLWFDPTKAFHTYSIVWNPQHVIFAVDGTPIRDFKNHEARGVSFPKNQPMRLYASLWNADDWATQGGRVKTDWSHAPFVASFRGFSADACVMSGGAQRCPAGIMEAAGSSSWWNQELSDMSYRRMRWVQRKFMIYNYCTDPKRVAEGLPAECKIRLRSK; encoded by the exons ATGAGGACGGCGCTCGCCCTCGGCGTTCTCGCCGCAATGGCCTGCCTGGCCGCGGTGGCGCAGGCCGGCAACTTCCTCCAGGACGCCGAGATGACCTGGGGCGACGGCCGCGGCAAGGTCGTCGACGGCGGCCGCGGGCTCGACCTCACCCTCGACAAAACCTCCGGCTCCGGCTTCCAGTCCAAGGCCGAGTACCTCTTCGGCAAGATCGACATGCAGATCAAGCTCGTCCCCGGCAACTCCGCCGGAACAGTAACCACCTTCTAC CTGTCGTCGCAGGGGTCGGCGCACGACGAGATCGACTTCGAGTTCCTGGGCAACGTCACCGGCGAGCCCTACACACTGCACACAAACGTCTTCGCCAAGGGGGAGGGCAAGCGGGAGCAGCAGTTCCGCCTCTGGTTCGACCCAACCAAGGCATTCCACACCTACTCCATCGTATGGAACCCGCAGCACGTCAT CTTCGCGGTGGACGGCACCCCGATCCGGGACTTCAAGAACCACGAGGCGCGGGGGGTGTCCTTCCCCAAGAACCAGCCCATGCGCCTCTACGCCAGCCTCTGGAACGCCGACGACTGGGCCACGCAGGGCGGCCGCGTCAAGACCGACTGGTCGCACGCGCCCTTCGTCGCGTCCTTCCGCGGCTTCAGCGCCGACGCCTGCGTCATGTCTGGCGGCGCGCAGCGATGCCCCGCCGGCATCATGGAGGCAGCTGGGAGCAGCAGCTGGTGGAACCAGGAGCTCAGCGACATGAGCTACCGCCGCATGCGATGGGTGCAGAGGAAGTTCATGATCTACAACTACTGCACCGACCCCAAGCGCGTCGCAGAGGGCCTCCCCGCCGAGTGCAAGATCCGTCTCAGGTCCAAGTGA